CCCGGGACAGGCGCATATGTAAAACGTACCCCCAAAAGTTAAGAGAAAAGGAGGCTGTGACTGTGAGATATGAAGCAATCCGGATAAAAAGTGAGGTAGGAAGATGCCTGTTATGCCATGAAGCACCTTGTACAAAAGCATGTCCGCATGGAATTCGAATAGAACGTGTCATGCGCGCCCTCCGTTTTGAAAATAATTTGGGAGCCACAAGACAGCTTGGAAGTGGTAATATATGTGTAGACTGTGAAGCACCATGTATGGCAGCCTGCAACCGGAAAAATCTGGACAGACCGGTCGAAATCACAAGAATTGTAAAAGATATAAAAAACAGCCATATGAAGATACAGGAAAAGCGGCCGGACTTATCCATAGATTTTTGCGGGGTTCACTGTGAAAATCCATTTTTTCTATCGTCTTCTGTAGTAGGAAGCAATTATGAAATGGTGGCAAAGGCATTTGACATGGGATGGGCAGGCGCAGCATTCAAGACAATTGGTTTATTCCTGCCAGATGAAGCATCTCCGAGATTTGCAGCTATGGAAAAGGAGAGCACTCCTTTTGTAGGTTTTAAGAATATTGAGCAGATTTCTGATCACACGCTAGAGGAAAATCTGGAATATCTGAAACAATTAAAGATCGATTATCCTTCTAAGGTTATTATTGCCTCTATTATGGGACAAAATGAAGAGGAATGGGCAATATTAGCACAAAAAATGGAGGAGGTGGGGGCTGATATTATTGAATGTAATTTTTCCTGCCCGCAGATGGTGGGGGATGGTCTGGGCAGCGATGTCGGAACCAATTTAGAACTGGTGCAAAAATATACAAAAGCTGCCAGGCGGGGGACAACACTTCCGATTCTTGCTAAGATGACCCCGAATATTACAAAAATGGAGGATACTGCAAGAACAGCAATACAGGCTGGAGCGGATGGGATTGCAGCAATTAATACCATAAAAAGTATTATGAATGTGAATCTTAACAGCTTCAAATCGGAGCCGGAGGTCACAGGAAAATCAGCGGTCGGAGGATATTCCGGCAAGGCTGTAAAGCCCATAGCTCTTCGATTTATTCATGATATGAAAAAGCAGGAAGCGTTAGAAAATATACCAATCAGCGGCATGGGGGGATTGAGACATGGCACGATGCGGCGGAGTTTATTGCAATGGGCTGCGAAACGGTTCAGGTTACAACTTCTGTCATGCAATATGGATACAGAATTATAGAAGACATGATAGAAGGATTTTCGGATTATATGGCGCTCAACGGTATTGACTCTGTGTCAGAACTGGTTGGCAGGGCATTGCCGCAGCTGGTTTCTGCGGAGGATCTGGACCGCAGTACGATTGAATATCCCAGATTCCGCCGGGAATTCTGCATTTCCTGCGGAAGATGCTATATATCCTGTTATGACGGCGGGCACCAGGCACTGCGCATAGATGGGAAGACCCGCCAGCCGGTCATGGATGCCTCAAAATGCGTGGGATGTCAGTTATGTAGGCTGGTCTGTCCGGCAGGGGCAATTACAGCGGGAACCAGGGTAAATAAGAAATAACACGAGAAAACAGACAGCTTAGAAAAGGATGGTGTTTTGGCATGTACACATGCAGTATGGAACGAATGACGGATAAGATTAATACATTTTCTCAGTTTGGAGATGCCGGACATGGCGGAATTACAAGGTATTCATTATCAGAGGAAGCGATTCAGGCAAGAAATGAATTCCGCAAAAGGATGGAAGCGATTCATGCAGTCATAGAAATTGATGATTTGGCCAATATGTATGCAACGCTTCCGGGAACGGATCCGGAGGCTAAAAGAATTGTTATGGCATCTCACTGTGACTCTGTAAAAAACGGCGGTAATTATGATGGTATTTTGGGGGTCATGTCTGCTATGGAGGTATTAGAAACTGTAGCAGCAGAGAACATTCCTCACAGGCATCCCCTGACAGCCATGATCTGGACAAATGAAGAGGGTTCCTTGTATCCGCCTGCTATGATGTGCTCTGGTATTGTATGCTATGATTATCTGCCGGAGGAAATCAGAAGCAAGTTTAAATATGAGGATATGATGAATTCCAGAAGTATTCTGGATAATCAGAGTACCTTTGGAGAAGCTCTGGAAAAATCCGGATTTAAAGGGGAGAAAAAATACAGACTCAGTCCTGAAAAATATCTGTATATGTTTGAAACCCACATTGAACAGGGACCGATTCTGGAGGATGCAGGGAATGATATCGGTGTTGTTGACTGTGTGCTTGGAATGTTTAACTACAGGTTAAAATTCTATGGGCAGACGACACATGCAGGGACCTTTCCGATGCCCAAGAGAAAGGATGCATTTCTGGCTGCTTCCCAGGCATTGTGCTATCTCCACGAAGAAATTGACAAGCTGGGATATCCGGAGCTCGTATATACTACGGGGGAAGTGGTTTGCCACCCTTGCGTGCATACCTGCGTGCCGGACTTCTTTGACTTTTCCTTTGATGCAAGACATGAAAAGCCTGAGGTATTGGAAAAGGTTTTAAAAGTAGTAAAGAGCTGCGCAGACAGGACATGGGCAGGATGCACCTGTGAGGTTGTAAAGGCATGGAACAGAGATACGGTATATTGGGATAAGGAACTGGTTGGTTATGTAAAAGAAGCCGCAGAAGAAGCCGGTATATCTCATCAGTATATCCATTCCGGCGCAGGACATGATGCACAGTTTGCAGCATATATGCTTCCAACCACAATGATCTTTGTACAGTCTAAAGATGGATTATCTCACTGTGAACCGGAGTATTCTTCCCCGGAGCATTGCACCGAAGGGGCAACCGTTATGCTGCATGCTGTGCTTAAGGCGGATGCGAAATAAGCTATCTTTTGTGGATTGCCATATATGGCAGGAGGTGATGATATGCAGAATTATATAATTACCATTGCCAGAGGATTTGGCAGTGGCGGCAAAGATATTGGTATGAGACTTTCAAAGGAGTTGGGAATTCCATGCTATGACAGGCAGATACTTACCATGGCATCCGACAAAAGCGGAATAGATGAGGGTGTTTTTGTAGAGACAAATGAGAAACTCAGAGGAACATATATTGCAAATTTTCTTCGGAAAATACCAATAACCGGGGTATTGGATCCACATGAAAAAGACTTTGTATCAGATGTAAATGTGTTTAACATACAGGCCGAATTGATACGGAGTCTTGCGATAACGGAGAGCTGCATTATTATCGGAAAATGCGCCGATGATATTTTAAGGGAGTACAAAAATGTTATTAGTATATATATTGAGGCTCCAAGAGCAGCCTGTGTAAAGTCGATTCAGGAAAAAATGCATGTTTCGGCAGAGCGGGCACATCAGCTGATTCACAAAACAGATAAATATCGTGCAAAGTATTATAACTATTATTCCGGCGGAAAGGACTGGACAAATCCAACGAACTATGACCTGGTTTTGAACAGCGATAGAGTCGGGAGGGAAAATTGCGTGAAGTTAATAAAAGAATATATTAATATCAGGTTTTGTGATAAACGGATGGAGGGTTGACAGTTAGTACACTTGCGAAAATGCCTCACCTGTGATATTCTTTCAATAATCTTTGAAAATACAGGGGGTATACCATGAGTAAAAATTGGAAAAAACAATTTATGACGATATATGCCGGGCAGGCTTTTTCACTGCTGGGCAGTGCTGCCGTGCAGTTTGCAGTTATCTGGTGGCTGACTATACAAACGGAGTCGGCAATCACCCTCACCATAGCATCCGTTGTGTCGTTCATCCCTAACATGGTTATCGGACCATTTGCAGGGGTATGGATTGACCGCCTGAACCGCCGCACAGTCATGATCGCCGCGGATGGTGTGGTGGCATTCTCAAGTGTTATTTTGGGAGCGGCCTTTTTGCTCATCGATGTTCCTCCTGTCTGGTTTATCTATCTTATTTTATTTCTGCGCGGATTGGGCAACACCTTTCATGGTCCCGCCATACAGGCGGCCATCCCTATGCTGGTACCTACCGAGATGCTCGTAAAAGCCGGAGGCTGGGGCAACCTGGTCACCTCTGTTTCCAATATGCTGGGACCTGTGCTGGGTGCGGCATTGATGGGATTCCTTCCCATCGCAGGCATAATGCTGGTGGATATTTTTGGTGCTTTGTTCGCCATTACCTGTCTGCTGTTTGTAGAAATCCCTGATATTTCAAGCCGCAGCGATAAAGTACATCCTCTTTCCGATATGAAAGAGGGATTTAGCACCATGCGCAAAAACAAGCCGCTGATCGCGGCGTTCGGCCCTATGATGCTGATGACTATTCTTTATATGCCGCTTGGTGCACTGTTTCCGCTCTTGGTGCGCACCCACTTCATGGGAAAGGCATGGCATAACAGTATTGTTGAGTTTGTCTTCGCGGGCGGGCTGCTCGTATCCTCACTCGTCATTGGCATTTGGGGCGGCATGAAAAACCGCTTTCTGATGGCGGCGCTTGCCATCGGTCTGCTGGGGGCGGGTTCTTTTGTGAGCGGGGCGCTTCCATCCGGCGGTTACTGGATATTTGTTGTCTGCTGCTTCTTTATGGGTGCATCGGGTACTTTTATGAATGTACCGGTCATGGCCTATGTGCAGGAGAGCACCCCACCAGAGATTATGGGAAAAGTGTTTTCTCTGATGATGTCCGCCATGACGCTTGCGATGCCGATTGGTCTCATTATTGCAGGCCCGGTCAGCGAGATAGTAGGTGTGGACAACTGGTTTTTCTGGTCAGGCGTGGCACTGATGCTCACCGGTATCCTGTTCCGCATATTGACAAGGCCTTATGACAGTGAAACAAGACTGCCGGAAGCCAAAGACAACGAGTAAATATTATTAAAAAGCGAGGAGAACACTTTATGAAATTAAATAATAGTAACCTGGAGATTGCAGTATGGAAGGGGGTCTTGAAAATATAATAATCAACACCTCCTTCCTATATGGAATCGATAAATAGGAGGTAAAACATTGAATTATTTAGAAAAATACGGTATTACAGACCGTTTTAAAAACGAGGCAGCCGCCTACCCGAAGCTATCTCTTGCCCGTGTTGCTGCTCAACATAGAGGGCTTTATAAAATTGTCACTGAAAGCGGTGAACTACAGGCTGAAATTTCCGGCAAGCTTCGCTTTGAAACCAATGAACTTGCAAAATTCCCAACAGTGGGAGATTATGTTATGATTTCCTCAGAGAATTCAGGTAGCAATGCTATCATTCACCATGTGCTGACACGTAAGAGCATCTTTTTAAGAACAGCTGTTGGCGTCAGTGGTCAGGCACAGCCGGTGGCTGCAAATATAGATATTGTCTTTATTTGTATGTCTTTAAACAATAACTTTAATTTAAGCCGTTTAGAGCGATACCTTTCTGTTGCCTGGGATAGCGGTGCAACTCCTGTTATTTTACTGACAAAATCAGATTTGTGCGAGGATTTGGAACGTGTTCTTTTAGAGGTGGAACGGGTGTCTTCATTCACAGAGGTAATTCCCCTTTCGATGTTCGATGATGATCTTGTGACAAAACTTAGCCTCTACCTAAAATCTGGTATGACAGCAGCTTTTATTGGATCGTCAGGTGTGGGAAAATCAACCTTAATCAACAAGCTTCTGGGGGAACAGGAACTTGCTACCAGTGAAGTCGGTAAAGGCGATAAAGGAAGGCACACGACAACCGGTCGGGAGATGTTTCTTTCTCCCTTTGGTGTTGTCTTGATTGATACGCCCGGCATGCGCGAACTTGGGGCCGAAAGTGTTGATTTATCCAAGAGCTTTGAGGATATTGAAACACTTGCAGGCCAATGTAAATTTAATAATTGCACCCACACAAATGAACCCGGCTGTGCAATCCTACAAGCACTAGACGATGGGAGCCTTGACCAGAGACGCTTCAGCAGCTACTTGAAGCTAAGAATTGAAGCAGGCTATGATGGCTTAAGTGCTAAGGAAATTGAAAATAAAAAGCTGGAGCGTATGCTGAAAGATGTGGGTGGTATGAAAAACTTTCGTAAATATGTAAAAGAGAAACGTAAGCAAAGATAATCTGAGAAATTTAAACAAAACATGGGGCTGCGCACAGTAATTCGTGCGTGGCCCTTGTCAAGAAATAAAACCAATGAAGTAATTAGGGGATTTTTTTGAAACATGACATACAGTTGTCGTGTTTATGTGCTATCCTAATCAGGAGAAAGATGATCCAAATAAATATATTGAAATTGAAGGGGCATCCGCATGGAAAATGTAAAAGCTAAAACTATTCTAACCAGAGCTAAAAATCCGGGTGTATGGTTTGGGATGGATTACAATATGAATCTATATAAAGGCTGTTGTCATGAATGTATTTATTGTGATAGCCGTTCAGAATGTTATGGTATTGAGAATTTCGATCAAGTTAAGGCTAAGCAGGATGCACTTCGAATTTTGCGTGATGAGCTGCGGTGCAGAACGAAACGCGGTGTAGTGGCAACGGGTGCTATGAGTGATCCCTATAATCCGTTTGAAGAGAAAGAACACTTAACACGCCATAGCTTGGAACTATTAGATGCATTTGGTTTTGGGGCAGCAATTGCGACTAAGAGTACGCTGCTGCTTCGAGATATTGATATTTTGACTGAAATAAAAAGACATTCACCGGTACTTGCTAAAATAACCATAACTACCTGTGATGATGAATTGGCGAAAAAAATTGAGCCAGGAGTGCCATCGTCATCCAAACGGTTTGAAATGCTAACTATTGACTGTATAGAGGGAATAGGAATGGGGGAATCCTCAGAGATGTCCTTACCTCTATACCAAAAAAGAATAAGTCTGTAAGCGGTGTATTTCTTGATTACAAACTTATTATACGAGGAAATAGAAAATGGTAAAAATACTCTTTGTCTGCCACGGCAACATCTGCCGTTCCCCTATGGCCGAGTTTGTCTTAAAGGATTTGGTAAGAAAGACCGGGGCGGAAAATTCTTTTTATATTGCATCTGCAGCCACAAGTACCGAGGAAATAGGCAATCCCGTTCATCCGGGAACAAGAAGGATACTGGCTTCTCTGGGAATCTCCACAGAAGGGAAGTATGCAGTCCAGATTAAAAAATCAGATTATGAGAATTATGATTATTTAATTGGAATGGACGACTGGAATATCAGAAATATGAAAAAGATTACGGGAGGGGATCCGGAACACAAAATCAAAAAATTGTTAGAATTTGCAGGGCGGGAGAGTGATATTGCGGATCCGTGGTACACCGGTGACTTTGAAAGCACCTATCGGGATGTTCTGGAGGGCTGTAAGGCCTTGCTTTCTATATAATCACACAGCTTGCTTCAACACAATAAAAATGTTAAAATAGACATCAAAATATTGGGGCAGAGGAGAAGAATAAATATGGGTAAGTATGTTATGGCACTGGATGCGGGGACAACCAGTAACCGCTGCATATTATTTAATGAAAAGGGAGAGGTTTGTTCAAAAGCCCAAAAGGAGTTTACACAGTATTTTCCAAAGCCGGGCTGGGTAGAGCATGATGCCAATGAAATCTGGTCTACACAGTTGGGCGTGGCTGTGGAAGCCATGTTGAAAATCGGTGCGTCTGCAGAGGACATTTCGGCTATAGGAATTACAAACCAGAGAGAGACAACGATTGTCTGGGACCGGGAAAGCGGGGACCCTGTCTGCCCCGCAATTGTCTGGCAATGCAGGAGAACCTCCGAATACTGTGATACTTTAATAGAACGGGGACTGACGGAAAAATTCAGGGAAAAGACAGGCCTGATCATCGATGCTTATTTTTCCGGTACAAAACTAAAGTGGATTTTGGATCATGTCGAAGGTGCCAGGGAAAAAGCTGAAGAGGGAGAACTCTTATTTGGCACGGTGGAGACCTGGCTGATATGGAAACTCACAAAAGGCAGGGTACATGTGACGGATTATTCTAATGCTTCCAGAACCATGCTGTTTAATATTCAGGAACTGGAGTGGGATAAGGAGATACTGGAAGAATTTGATATTCCGGCTTGCATGCTGCCTGAGGTTAAGCCATCCAGCTGCGTTTATGGAACGTGTGACTCTTCTTATTTCGGAGGAGAGATTCTCATAGGGGGTGCAGCCGGTGATCAGCAGGCAGCTCTTTTCGGTCAGACTTGTTTTTCGCCGGGTGAGGCAAAGAATACTTATGGCACAGGATGCTTTTTGCTGATGAATACAGGGGAAAAACCGGTGTTTTCCAAGAACGGACTGGTTACTACCATTGCCTGGGGGTTGGATGGAACAATTAACTATGCTCTGGAGGGGTCTATATTTGTCGCCGGTGCCGCCGTTCAGTGGCTCAGAGATGAGATGAAGCTGGTGGAGTCTGCAGAAGATTCAGAATATATGGCACGGAAGGTAGAGGATACCAACGGGTGCTACGTGGTTCCCGCATTTACAGGTCTGGGTGCTCCTTATTGGGATCAGTATGCGCGGGGAACGATTGTTGGAATTACGAGAGGGGTGAATAAGTATCATATCATCAGAGCAACGCTGGAATCGGTTGCCTATCAGGTCAATGACGTGCTGGAGTCCATGAAGGCAGATTCAGGAATCGAACTTGCGGGTCTGAAGGTAGATGGGGGCGCCAGTGCCAATAACTTTCTGATGCAGGCGCAGGCGGATTTAATTGATGCTCCGGTATTAAGACCCCTCTGCGTGGAAAGTACAGCCATGGGAGCGGCCTATCTGGCCGGCCTTGCGGTGGGATATTGGGCAGGCAAGGAAGAGGTCCTCCAAAACTGGGCAATTGAGCGGACCTTTGCTCCCCGGATTGGTCAGGAGGCAAGGGAGAAAAAGATCAGAGGCTGGAAACGGGCTGTAAAGTATGCATATGGTTGGGCAAAGGAGGATTGAGAAGTACTAATCAAACCCCAGTGGTTCATATGCTTTTTTGATAGACTTGGCTACCTGAACCGAGTCGCCGCTGTGTACAGAAGCATCATATGCACCCTGGGTTTCGCCAAAGGTCATGATGCTTTCCAGGTTTAACATATGCTGCAGATAATGATTCATATTCTCTTTTCTGGCATTTTTGCACAGAATATGGAAGATAGATTGGTTCTTATACTTAGATTCTTTTAATATAAATCGGCAGTTCTGATCCAGACCCTCGCGCGTCAGGAGATCTCTTAATTCTTCCAGGCGCGCACGCTGGTCCAGGAGGGTGAAATAAACCACATCCTGCTGTTTGGGGCGGACTCCATGGATATAATTACGAAATGGTGATTTTCGCAGACTTTCATAATAGTCTTTTTGTTCTTCCGTCTTAAAGTCCTGGTAGTAAATCAACAGGACATCATCAATGATTACATTTTCAAAGTAATGATACCCCTCTTTTTTTAAAACTTCTTCGATTTTTAATACAGTCTGATGGCTCATGATATATTTTAACAAATACCGGTTTTCTTTTATATCATAGAGCATTGCTCCATCCATGGCGATAACCGGAAGGTTCAGATGAAGATTCGCTGCCTCGTCCATGATGGCGGCGGGAGTCCGGCTGGTAGATATAGTGAAATTAGCTCCCGCATCAATCAGGCGATTCAGTTCTCTTTTTGTGTAAGGATTCATCTGCCCATTCTGGGACAGGCGCTCAAGCGCAGAGATGAAGAGGATATTCTGCTGCTTTTTACGGGGCAGATGAAGCCAGTTGATGCAGTAGGCCAGAAGAATTCCGGACATTGTATCGGTAAAGCGGTATAATACGAATAGAAGAGACCCTCCCGTCTCATCCCGGGAAACAATCGTAGCACTTAAGAAGACCACGCAGGAAATATAAGAAGCCGAACCTTTATGAAACAATACGGTCACATAGATGACACATACCACAAACAAGGCAGTCAGGATGAGCTGAGGCCAGGTACCGGGGACAATCAGGTGATAATGAACCTCAAGTATGGTGAACACCAGTGCAAATATGGCTCCGACAGTGGTTCCGAACGCCCGGTTTAAGGCTGTCTGTTTACTGCCTGATAGATCTGACTGCATGCAGAGAATCGTGGCAATTACGGCATAGAAAGGACTCCGGTCAATTCCTGCAATTTTAAAGAATGCAAGCAGAATAAAAACCGAAGCCGCTGTCTTTATGATCCGCAGACCAATCTGGGGCATGGATTTAAAACTGTTGCTGCATCTTTTTATTACTTTTTGAAATACATTTGCATTGTTCAAGAATTGCCGCCTCCTTTCCGGCCGTTACGGTATTGTGTGGGGGAACACTGCATCTGTTCCCGGAATACTCTTGAAAAGTAGCCGGAGCTGGAAAAGCCGGTCTGGTCTGCGATTTCTGAAATGGATAATTTATTTTCAGACAGCAAGGGAAGGCTCTTTTCTATCCGGTAGTACATCAGGTAGTCAAACAGGGATTCATTCATATGTTTCTTGAAAAACCGGCAGCATTCACTTTTGCATATATTTATCTCGGCGGAAATATCTTCAAGTGTGATTTTTTCACTATAGTGCTCCTGAATGTAGCCGAGAATATTCCGAAGCCGTTCAATATCCCGGCCGGAGCTTACAGTTTGACATTCCTTTGACAGATCTGCAGAGGTGTGGCTGTAAATAGACAGCCAGATAGATGTCAAATGATACTGTACCTGCAGCTCAAAAGAAGGCGGATGCTCCAAATAAAGCTGGTAAATCTGATGCATGGCATCCAGAACGGGCATATGCCAGGGAATATCTCTGGAAAAGGCAATGGAGCCTGGAGATGCATCCGCAATTAAGGGGTTAACAAAGTCCTTCTGAAGCGTACTCCCTTCAAAACCGTAAATCATGCGAGGGTGAAAGGTGGTGGAGATGTAATAGCAGTCCGCTCCGTCTATCATGTGTCCGGTATGGAGGGCATTTGAATTGCAGAACAGGCCGTCACCCTTTTGAAGATGGTATATCTGATTATTTACCTGATAGCTGATGCGGCCTTCTAAAACAAGAGTAAGTTCTATTTCCGGATGCCAGTGCCAGGTAAAGGAGCCCCGTTCATAACGGGACAGGACTTCCTGGCTGATAAAGACAGGAAACTCAAAACGTCCATGGGATTTAAGTTCTTTTTGCTTTTCATTCGTTGCCAGCTGCATGACTTCTCCTTTCCCTCATATTGAATTCTCAATATAGTATATAAAGTTGCTAAGATATTTATAGAAATAAAATAATAATCTCATTATAATGAAATTATTCAAAGAATGCAAGGAGGAAGTGATTATGAAGCCGGAAGAGCTTAAGATGTGTTTTGAAGAGAAGTTTGGAGCCGGAGGGGATATACGGGGATATTTTGCACCGGGACGTGTGAATCTCATAGGTGAGCATACGGATTATAATGGTGGGCATGTATTTCCCTGTGCATTGACTATTGGAACTTATTTGTATGCGAGGAAGAGAGAGGACAGGAAACTTAGATTCTATTCTGCAAATTTTGAGCATATAGGGCTGGTGGAATCCTCACTGGATGAATTGAAACCGCAAGGGGGAGATAACTGGACGCAATATCCCAAAGGAGTAGTCTGGACCTTTGGACAAAAGGGATTTGAAATCAGCCAGGGATTTGATATGGTTGTGTATGGAAATATTCCAAATGCCTCAGGACTTTCTTCCTCAGCATCTCTGGAAGTGGTCACAGGAGTCATGCTAAGAGACTTATTTGGATTTGAGCATCTCAGTAACATCGATTTGGCTCTGTTTGGACAGTACTCGGAAAACCACTATAATGGAGTCAACTGCGGAATTATGGATCAATTCTCTATTGCCATGGGAAAGAAGGATCATGCGATATTTTTGGATACCAGCAATCTGAATTATCAGTATGCGCCTGTACTGTTGGAGAATGCAAGAATCGTTATCGCCTGCTCCAATAAGAAAAGGGGTCTGGGAGACTCCAAGTATAATGAGCGCAGAGAAGAGTGCGAGACTGCCTTGAAAGAGATTCAGAAAGTAAGGGATATCGAAAGCCTTGGGGCATTATCAATAGAAGAATTTGAAGGTGTAAAGGATAGCATAAAAGATCCGGTGCACCAAAGACGCGCAAAGCATGCGGTATATGAAAACCAGAGAACCATCCAGGCAGTGGAGGCACTTCAGAAGGGTGAAATTGAAAAGTTCGGGAAACTGATGAATGCATCCCATGTGTCTTTGAGAGATGATTATGAGGTGACAGGAATTGAACTGGATACCCTGGTGGAAGAGGCCTGGAAGTGTCATGGCGTCATTGGTTCGCGCATGACAGGGGCAGGATTTGGAGGCTGCACAGTCAGCATCGTCCAAAACGAGGCAATTGATCCGTTTATAGAAGCGGTAGGAAATGCATATCAAAAGAAAATTGGTTATGCAGCCGATTTCTATGTGGTAGATATCGGCGATGGAGCAGGCACACGGTAACAGAAATCTGGAGGAACGCATGATTTATAATAGTATAAAAAAGCTGGTCCAATATGGTGTTGAAACAGGTTTAATCATGGAAGAGGACCGCATCTATGCCACAAACCGTATTTTAGAGGTTTTACAGGAAGAAGCGTATGAAGAACCGGCGGAAACATATGTAGATGTAGAGTTGGAAGGGACATTGAAAGAGCTTTTGGATTATGCTGTGGAAAAAGGGTTGCTTACGCATGACAGTGTGGTATATAGAGATTTGTTTGATACAAAGCTGATGGGATGTCTGGTTCCGCGTCCGGGTGAGGTTACCGGCAGATTTCAGGAACTTTACAGGAAAAGTCCAGAAGAAGCCACGGATTTCTTCTATAAATTCAGTCAGGATACGGATTATATCAGGCGATACCGCATTAAAAAGGATTTAAGATGGAAGGTATCCAGTCAATATGGTGATATTGATATTTCCATCAATCTTTCCAAGCCGGAAAAGGATCCAAAAGCGATTGCAGCTGCAAGGGCTGTAAAGCAAAGCGGTTATCCAAAGTGCCTGCTTTGTAAGGAGAACGTGGGATATGCAGGCCGGGTGAATCATCCGGCCCGACAGAACCACAGGGTCATACCACTTACGATCAATGACAGCCCCTGGGGATTTCAGTACTCACCGTATGTTTACTATAATGAGCATTGCATATTGTTTAATAATGAGCATATTCCGATGCGTATAGAACGGGCGACTTTTGTAAAATTGTTTGATTTTATCAAGCTGTTTCCACACTATTTTATTGGATCAAATGCGGATCTGCCGATTGTCGGAGGCTCGATTTTGAGTCATGATCACTATCAGGGCGGGAACTATACATTTGCTATGGCAAAGGCACCAATCGAACAGCAT
The window above is part of the Novisyntrophococcus fermenticellae genome. Proteins encoded here:
- the glpK gene encoding glycerol kinase GlpK; protein product: MGKYVMALDAGTTSNRCILFNEKGEVCSKAQKEFTQYFPKPGWVEHDANEIWSTQLGVAVEAMLKIGASAEDISAIGITNQRETTIVWDRESGDPVCPAIVWQCRRTSEYCDTLIERGLTEKFREKTGLIIDAYFSGTKLKWILDHVEGAREKAEEGELLFGTVETWLIWKLTKGRVHVTDYSNASRTMLFNIQELEWDKEILEEFDIPACMLPEVKPSSCVYGTCDSSYFGGEILIGGAAGDQQAALFGQTCFSPGEAKNTYGTGCFLLMNTGEKPVFSKNGLVTTIAWGLDGTINYALEGSIFVAGAAVQWLRDEMKLVESAEDSEYMARKVEDTNGCYVVPAFTGLGAPYWDQYARGTIVGITRGVNKYHIIRATLESVAYQVNDVLESMKADSGIELAGLKVDGGASANNFLMQAQADLIDAPVLRPLCVESTAMGAAYLAGLAVGYWAGKEEVLQNWAIERTFAPRIGQEAREKKIRGWKRAVKYAYGWAKED
- a CDS encoding HAD hydrolase family protein; protein product: MNNANVFQKVIKRCSNSFKSMPQIGLRIIKTAASVFILLAFFKIAGIDRSPFYAVIATILCMQSDLSGSKQTALNRAFGTTVGAIFALVFTILEVHYHLIVPGTWPQLILTALFVVCVIYVTVLFHKGSASYISCVVFLSATIVSRDETGGSLLFVLYRFTDTMSGILLAYCINWLHLPRKKQQNILFISALERLSQNGQMNPYTKRELNRLIDAGANFTISTSRTPAAIMDEAANLHLNLPVIAMDGAMLYDIKENRYLLKYIMSHQTVLKIEEVLKKEGYHYFENVIIDDVLLIYYQDFKTEEQKDYYESLRKSPFRNYIHGVRPKQQDVVYFTLLDQRARLEELRDLLTREGLDQNCRFILKESKYKNQSIFHILCKNARKENMNHYLQHMLNLESIMTFGETQGAYDASVHSGDSVQVAKSIKKAYEPLGFD
- a CDS encoding AraC family transcriptional regulator — translated: MQLATNEKQKELKSHGRFEFPVFISQEVLSRYERGSFTWHWHPEIELTLVLEGRISYQVNNQIYHLQKGDGLFCNSNALHTGHMIDGADCYYISTTFHPRMIYGFEGSTLQKDFVNPLIADASPGSIAFSRDIPWHMPVLDAMHQIYQLYLEHPPSFELQVQYHLTSIWLSIYSHTSADLSKECQTVSSGRDIERLRNILGYIQEHYSEKITLEDISAEINICKSECCRFFKKHMNESLFDYLMYYRIEKSLPLLSENKLSISEIADQTGFSSSGYFSRVFREQMQCSPTQYRNGRKGGGNS
- a CDS encoding galactokinase codes for the protein MKPEELKMCFEEKFGAGGDIRGYFAPGRVNLIGEHTDYNGGHVFPCALTIGTYLYARKREDRKLRFYSANFEHIGLVESSLDELKPQGGDNWTQYPKGVVWTFGQKGFEISQGFDMVVYGNIPNASGLSSSASLEVVTGVMLRDLFGFEHLSNIDLALFGQYSENHYNGVNCGIMDQFSIAMGKKDHAIFLDTSNLNYQYAPVLLENARIVIACSNKKRGLGDSKYNERREECETALKEIQKVRDIESLGALSIEEFEGVKDSIKDPVHQRRAKHAVYENQRTIQAVEALQKGEIEKFGKLMNASHVSLRDDYEVTGIELDTLVEEAWKCHGVIGSRMTGAGFGGCTVSIVQNEAIDPFIEAVGNAYQKKIGYAADFYVVDIGDGAGTR
- the galT gene encoding UDP-glucose--hexose-1-phosphate uridylyltransferase, whose amino-acid sequence is MIYNSIKKLVQYGVETGLIMEEDRIYATNRILEVLQEEAYEEPAETYVDVELEGTLKELLDYAVEKGLLTHDSVVYRDLFDTKLMGCLVPRPGEVTGRFQELYRKSPEEATDFFYKFSQDTDYIRRYRIKKDLRWKVSSQYGDIDISINLSKPEKDPKAIAAARAVKQSGYPKCLLCKENVGYAGRVNHPARQNHRVIPLTINDSPWGFQYSPYVYYNEHCILFNNEHIPMRIERATFVKLFDFIKLFPHYFIGSNADLPIVGGSILSHDHYQGGNYTFAMAKAPIEQHFKIKGFEDVEVGIVNWPLSVIRIRHKEDSRLIDLAEHILNCWRNYTDEEAMILAETDGEPHNTITPIARKVGDTFELDLALRNNLTTEECPLGLYHPHARYHHIKKENIGLIEVMGLAVLPARLKEEMQLLAEYILEGKDIRSNEVLEKHAGWVEAFLTAYSEINEENVMEILKNEIGKVFVGVLEDAGVYKCTKEGRESFARFIQML